Proteins encoded together in one Streptomyces sp. NBC_01216 window:
- a CDS encoding FHA domain-containing protein — MSGGYGRCEDVPVGRCVESGFVLPHGRVCFSQGESPVKWFAKLFGKNASEDGGNARHRAPRHAQSEEQGGERPLFRDEVGGHGASSVDPAGAARIGFGEPTASSTGGGFAPDPYATQASAGQPRQEDPSMPVCTRCGHRNAADSRFCSHCGAPLRGGVAPERASETTSTISISGLEAYYDSEATGQTPVPSLSPEALAAVEALPPGSALLVVRRGPNSGSRFLLDSELTTAGRHPQSDIFLDDESSSVSRRHVEFRRQPDGTFVVADVGSLNGTYVNREPIDAVVLSNGDEVQIGKYRLVFYSSQRGV; from the coding sequence CTGTCCGGAGGGTATGGACGTTGTGAAGATGTCCCGGTCGGCAGGTGTGTTGAGTCAGGGTTCGTCCTGCCCCACGGGCGGGTCTGTTTCAGTCAAGGGGAATCGCCCGTGAAGTGGTTTGCGAAGTTGTTCGGCAAGAACGCGAGCGAGGACGGTGGCAACGCCAGGCACCGTGCTCCGCGTCATGCCCAGAGTGAGGAGCAGGGCGGCGAGCGTCCGCTGTTCCGCGACGAGGTGGGCGGTCACGGCGCGTCGTCCGTTGACCCTGCCGGTGCCGCCCGCATAGGTTTCGGGGAACCAACAGCCTCGAGTACGGGTGGAGGGTTCGCTCCCGACCCGTACGCGACCCAGGCCTCCGCGGGTCAGCCGCGGCAGGAGGATCCGTCCATGCCGGTGTGTACGAGGTGCGGTCACCGCAACGCCGCGGACAGTCGGTTCTGCTCCCACTGCGGCGCGCCGCTGCGGGGCGGGGTCGCCCCGGAGCGTGCCTCCGAGACGACGTCGACGATCTCCATCTCCGGTCTGGAGGCGTACTACGACTCCGAGGCCACCGGGCAGACCCCGGTTCCGTCACTGTCTCCCGAGGCATTGGCGGCGGTCGAGGCACTCCCGCCCGGTTCGGCCCTGCTGGTGGTGCGCCGCGGCCCGAACTCCGGCAGCCGCTTCCTGCTGGACAGCGAGCTGACCACGGCGGGGCGTCACCCGCAGAGCGACATCTTCCTGGACGACGAGTCCTCGTCGGTGTCGAGGCGACACGTGGAGTTCCGCAGGCAGCCCGACGGCACCTTCGTGGTCGCCGACGTGGGCAGCCTCAACGGCACGTACGTCAACCGGGAGCCGATCGACGCGGTCGTGCTGTCCAACGGCGACGAGGTGCAGATCGGCAAGTACCGGCTGGTGTTCTACTCGAGCCAACGGGGCGTGTGA
- a CDS encoding bifunctional nuclease family protein: protein MNELDVVGVRVEMPSNQPIVLLREVGGDRYLPIWIGPGEATAIAFAQQGMAPARPLTHDLFKDVLEAVGQELTEVRITDLREGVFYAELVFASGVEVSARPSDAIALALRTGTPIFGSDGVLDDAGIAIPDEQEDEVEKFREFLDQISPEDFGTNSQ from the coding sequence GTGAACGAGCTCGACGTTGTGGGTGTCCGGGTGGAAATGCCCTCCAACCAACCGATCGTGCTCCTGCGTGAAGTGGGAGGCGATCGGTACCTCCCCATCTGGATCGGACCGGGGGAGGCGACCGCGATCGCCTTCGCTCAGCAGGGCATGGCTCCGGCCAGGCCGCTGACGCACGACCTCTTCAAGGATGTGCTGGAGGCCGTGGGGCAGGAGCTGACCGAGGTCCGGATCACGGATCTCCGTGAAGGGGTCTTCTACGCGGAGCTGGTCTTCGCCAGCGGTGTCGAGGTGAGCGCCCGGCCTTCCGACGCGATAGCGCTGGCCCTGCGGACCGGAACGCCGATCTTCGGAAGCGACGGTGTGCTCGACGACGCCGGCATCGCGATTCCGGACGAGCAGGAGGACGAGGTGGAGAAGTTCCGCGAGTTCCTCGACCAGATCTCCCCGGAGGACTTCGGGACGAACAGCCAGTGA
- a CDS encoding small basic family protein, translating to MIAVLGLIVGVVVGLLVRPEVPAVVEPYLPIAVVAALDAVFGGLRAMLDGIFVDKVFVVSFLSNVVVAALIVFLGDKLGVGAQLSTGVVVVLGIRIFSNAAAIRRHVFRA from the coding sequence TTGATCGCCGTACTGGGCCTGATCGTGGGAGTGGTGGTCGGACTCTTGGTCCGTCCCGAGGTTCCGGCGGTGGTCGAGCCCTATCTTCCGATCGCCGTGGTGGCCGCGCTCGACGCGGTCTTCGGCGGGCTTCGCGCCATGCTCGACGGGATCTTCGTCGACAAGGTCTTCGTGGTCTCCTTCCTGTCGAACGTGGTAGTGGCGGCGCTGATCGTCTTCCTGGGCGACAAGCTGGGCGTCGGCGCCCAGCTGTCGACCGGCGTGGTCGTCGTCCTCGGCATCCGGATCTTCTCCAACGCGGCCGCCATCCGGCGCCACGTGTTCCGGGCGTGA
- the ftsR gene encoding transcriptional regulator FtsR gives MLRTSTGGAGRGAAAADDRLVSIGAVLGRLRDEFPEVTISKIRFLEAEGLVEPRRTASGYRKFSEQDVERLARILRMQRDHYLPLKVIREHLDALARGETVRLPSPSPQRDPLDEAREGDTGGPTAARVGRAELLAAAEVDEAELAEWESYGLIAAGPGGDYDAEAVTVARLVADLGRFGLEPRHLRAVKAAADREAGLVEQVVAPLRRHRNPQTRAHAEATAKELAGLSVRLHAALIQTALGVRLP, from the coding sequence ATGCTGCGTACATCGACGGGCGGTGCCGGACGCGGCGCCGCCGCCGCGGACGACCGGCTGGTGAGCATCGGCGCGGTGCTGGGCCGGCTGCGTGACGAGTTCCCCGAAGTCACCATCTCCAAGATCCGGTTCCTGGAGGCCGAGGGGCTCGTCGAGCCCCGGCGGACGGCCTCCGGATACCGCAAGTTCAGCGAGCAGGATGTGGAGCGGCTCGCCCGGATCCTGCGCATGCAGCGGGACCACTATCTTCCGCTGAAGGTCATCCGCGAGCACCTCGACGCCCTCGCCCGCGGCGAGACCGTCCGGCTTCCGTCCCCCAGCCCTCAGCGGGACCCGCTGGACGAGGCCCGGGAGGGGGACACCGGTGGGCCCACGGCCGCGCGGGTGGGACGGGCCGAGCTGCTCGCCGCCGCCGAGGTGGACGAGGCGGAGCTCGCGGAATGGGAGTCCTACGGCCTCATCGCCGCCGGGCCCGGAGGCGACTACGACGCGGAGGCGGTCACCGTCGCGCGGCTCGTCGCGGATCTGGGGAGATTCGGTCTGGAACCGCGTCATCTTCGCGCCGTGAAGGCCGCCGCCGATCGCGAGGCGGGACTGGTCGAACAGGTGGTCGCTCCCTTGCGTCGGCACCGCAATCCGCAGACCAGGGCGCATGCCGAGGCCACCGCGAAGGAACTCGCCGGACTCTCCGTACGGCTCCACGCGGCGCTGATCCAGACCGCTCTCGGAGTACGCCTGCCGTGA
- a CDS encoding DUF881 domain-containing protein codes for MSQQPPVRSTGAPPPRPDASMSLLNNVIDHALDDGYAEASARREAEGGGMPRTLRSKLGLAAGLVLAAAVVTVGAAEARISAPVVAKERQELIDRIEAESSAADRLEQDVEKIRGEVGERQRKALEQHGGDQAELVALLSGATPVRGPGVKLVVDDAKGTNSGGGGPRESSGFADTGRVRDRDMQRIVNGLWESGAEAVAINGQRLTSLSAIRAAGDAILVDNKPLVPPYTVLAVGDGQRLSTAFQDSADGQYLHALQENFGIRTGISTETEVRLPAAPSLIVRTAEPRGAGAAASTGRATADTGKGTS; via the coding sequence ATGTCGCAGCAGCCCCCCGTTCGGAGCACCGGAGCGCCCCCACCGCGCCCCGACGCGTCCATGTCGCTGCTGAACAACGTCATCGACCATGCCCTGGACGACGGCTACGCGGAGGCGTCGGCCCGGCGAGAGGCCGAGGGCGGCGGAATGCCGCGCACGCTGCGCTCCAAGCTCGGGCTCGCCGCCGGCCTGGTCCTCGCCGCGGCCGTGGTGACCGTGGGTGCCGCCGAGGCGCGGATCTCCGCCCCGGTCGTCGCCAAGGAGCGCCAGGAGCTGATCGACCGGATCGAGGCGGAGTCCTCGGCGGCCGACCGGCTGGAACAGGATGTCGAGAAGATCCGGGGCGAGGTCGGGGAACGGCAGCGCAAGGCACTGGAGCAGCACGGCGGCGACCAGGCCGAGCTCGTCGCCCTGCTGTCGGGCGCCACCCCGGTCCGCGGGCCGGGGGTGAAGCTCGTCGTCGACGACGCCAAGGGCACGAACTCGGGCGGCGGCGGGCCGCGGGAGAGCAGTGGGTTCGCGGACACGGGCCGGGTCCGCGACCGGGACATGCAGCGGATCGTCAACGGGCTGTGGGAGTCGGGCGCCGAGGCCGTGGCGATCAACGGGCAGCGGCTGACGTCGCTGTCCGCGATCCGGGCCGCCGGCGACGCCATACTGGTCGACAACAAACCGCTGGTGCCGCCGTACACGGTGCTGGCGGTGGGGGACGGGCAACGGCTCAGCACCGCGTTCCAGGACAGTGCCGACGGCCAGTATCTGCACGCGCTCCAGGAGAACTTCGGCATCCGGACCGGCATCTCCACCGAGACCGAGGTGCGGCTTCCGGCCGCGCCGAGCCTGATCGTACGCACAGCGGAGCCGAGGGGAGCCGGGGCGGCCGCGTCCACCGGGCGGGCCACGGCCGACACAGGGAAGGGCACATCTTGA
- a CDS encoding mannose-1-phosphate guanyltransferase yields the protein MKAVVMAGGEGTRLRPMTSSMPKPLLPVANRPIMEHVLRLLKRHGLTETVVTVQFLASLVKNYFGDGEELGMELTYANEEKPLGTAGSVKNAEEALKDDAFVVISGDALTDFDLTDLIAFHKEKGALVTVCLTRVPNPLEFGITIVDEEGKVERFLEKPTWGQVFSDTVNTGIYVMEPEVFDYVEADVPVDWSGDVFPQLMKEGKPIYGYVAEGYWEDVGTHESYVKAQADVLEGKVQVELDGFEISPGVWVAEGAEVHPDAILRGPLYIGDYAKVEAGAEIREHTVIGSNVVVKSGAFLHRAVINDNVYVGPQCNLRGCVIGKNTDVMRAARIEDGAVIGDECLIGEESIVQGNVKVYPFKTIEAGAFVNTSVIWESRGQAHLFGARGVSGILNVEITPELAVRLAGAYATTLKKGATVTTARDHSRGARALKRAVISALQASAIDVRDLENVPLPVARQQTARGSAGGIMLRTTPGVPDSVDIMFFDERGADLSQAGQRKLDRVFARQEYRRAFPGEIGDLSFPASVYDSYTGSLLRNVDTTGIAEAGLKVVVDASNGSAGLVLPSLLGRLQVDSLTINPGLDESRPTESAETRRAGLVRLGEIVASARAAFGVRFDPVGERLSLVDERGRIIEDDRSLLVMLDLVAAERRSGRVALPVTTTRIAEQVAAYHGTQVEWTTTSPDDLTRVGREESTIFGGDGRGGFIIPEFSSVFDGAAAFVRLIGLVARTQLTLSQIDARIPRAHVLKRDVATPWAVKGLVMRRVVEAAGERSVDTTDGVRVVEADGRWVMVLPDPAEAVTHLWAEGPDDTSAQALLDEWSGVVESAGQ from the coding sequence AGCATGCCCAAGCCTCTTCTGCCGGTCGCCAACCGGCCGATCATGGAGCATGTCCTGCGACTGCTCAAGCGGCACGGTCTCACGGAGACCGTCGTCACGGTGCAGTTTCTCGCCTCACTCGTCAAGAACTACTTCGGTGACGGCGAAGAACTCGGGATGGAGCTCACGTACGCCAACGAGGAGAAACCCCTCGGGACCGCGGGGAGCGTGAAGAACGCCGAGGAAGCCCTGAAGGACGACGCCTTCGTCGTCATCTCGGGTGACGCGCTCACCGACTTCGACCTCACCGACCTGATCGCCTTCCACAAGGAAAAGGGCGCCCTGGTCACGGTCTGCCTGACCCGGGTGCCCAATCCGCTGGAATTCGGCATCACCATCGTGGACGAAGAAGGCAAAGTCGAACGCTTCCTGGAGAAGCCGACCTGGGGACAGGTCTTCTCGGACACCGTCAATACGGGCATCTACGTGATGGAGCCCGAGGTCTTCGACTACGTCGAGGCGGATGTTCCGGTCGACTGGTCCGGTGATGTCTTCCCTCAGCTCATGAAGGAGGGCAAGCCGATCTACGGCTATGTCGCCGAGGGCTACTGGGAGGACGTCGGCACCCACGAGAGCTACGTCAAGGCACAGGCCGACGTGCTCGAAGGCAAGGTGCAGGTCGAACTCGACGGCTTCGAGATCTCCCCGGGCGTCTGGGTCGCCGAAGGCGCGGAGGTCCATCCCGACGCGATCCTGCGAGGACCGCTGTACATCGGTGACTACGCGAAGGTCGAGGCCGGCGCCGAGATCCGCGAACACACCGTCATCGGTTCGAACGTCGTCGTCAAGAGCGGCGCCTTCCTCCACCGCGCCGTGATCAACGACAACGTCTACGTCGGCCCGCAATGCAACCTGCGCGGCTGCGTGATCGGCAAGAACACCGACGTGATGCGGGCCGCCCGGATCGAGGACGGCGCGGTCATCGGCGACGAATGCCTGATCGGCGAAGAGTCGATCGTGCAGGGCAACGTCAAGGTCTATCCCTTCAAGACCATCGAAGCCGGCGCGTTCGTCAACACCTCCGTCATCTGGGAGTCCCGCGGGCAGGCGCACCTCTTCGGCGCTCGCGGCGTCTCCGGGATCCTGAACGTCGAGATCACGCCGGAGCTCGCCGTGCGGCTCGCCGGCGCCTACGCCACCACGCTGAAGAAGGGCGCGACCGTCACCACGGCACGCGACCACTCGCGGGGCGCCCGGGCCCTCAAACGGGCGGTCATCTCCGCACTGCAGGCGAGCGCCATCGACGTACGCGACCTGGAGAACGTACCGCTGCCGGTGGCCCGGCAGCAGACGGCCAGGGGCAGCGCCGGCGGGATCATGCTGCGGACGACGCCTGGAGTGCCGGACTCCGTGGACATCATGTTCTTCGACGAGCGGGGAGCGGACCTGTCGCAGGCGGGCCAGCGGAAGCTGGACCGGGTCTTCGCACGCCAGGAGTACCGGCGGGCCTTCCCGGGCGAGATCGGTGACCTGTCCTTCCCGGCGAGCGTCTACGACTCGTACACCGGCTCGCTGCTGCGGAACGTCGACACCACCGGCATCGCCGAGGCGGGCCTCAAGGTCGTGGTCGACGCGTCCAACGGAAGCGCGGGGCTCGTCCTGCCCAGTCTGCTCGGACGGCTCCAGGTCGACTCGCTGACGATCAACCCCGGCCTCGACGAGTCCCGGCCCACCGAGTCGGCCGAGACCCGCAGAGCCGGGCTCGTGCGGCTCGGGGAGATCGTGGCGTCGGCACGCGCCGCGTTCGGCGTGCGGTTCGACCCGGTGGGCGAGCGGCTCTCGCTCGTCGACGAACGCGGGCGGATCATCGAGGACGACCGGTCCCTGCTGGTCATGCTCGACCTGGTGGCGGCCGAGCGGCGCTCCGGACGGGTCGCGCTGCCCGTGACGACGACACGGATCGCGGAGCAGGTCGCCGCCTACCACGGCACGCAGGTGGAATGGACGACGACCTCGCCGGACGACCTCACCCGGGTCGGCCGCGAGGAGTCCACCATCTTCGGCGGCGACGGCCGCGGCGGATTCATCATCCCCGAGTTCAGCAGCGTCTTCGACGGCGCCGCCGCGTTCGTGCGGCTGATCGGTCTGGTGGCGCGGACACAGCTCACTTTGAGCCAGATCGACGCCCGGATCCCCCGGGCGCACGTCCTCAAGCGGGACGTCGCGACCCCGTGGGCGGTGAAGGGCCTCGTGATGCGCCGGGTGGTCGAGGCGGCCGGCGAGCGGTCCGTGGACACCACCGACGGCGTACGGGTCGTCGAGGCGGACGGGCGCTGGGTGATGGTGCTGCCCGACCCGGCCGAGGCCGTCACCCATCTGTGGGCCGAGGGCCCGGACGACACCTCGGCGCAGGCCCTTCTCGACGAGTGGTCGGGTGTGGTGGAGAGCGCAGGTCAGTAG
- a CDS encoding DUF881 domain-containing protein, with protein MTGRQRLAAGLWPPRVSRAQLIVAVLLFVLGLGLAIQVRSTSDNSALRGARQEDLVRILDELDDRTQRLEDEKTRLESQRSELESSSDQAEEARRQTQEKEGQLGILAGTVAAEGPGITLTIGDGSGAVESDMLLDAIQELRAAGAEAIQVNDVRVVADSYFSGGEGDIRIDGTKVTAPYVFKVIGKPEDLEPALNIPGGVVQTLEKEQATATVARSEKITVDALRPAKRPDYAQSSSQ; from the coding sequence ATGACGGGTCGGCAGCGACTGGCCGCCGGGCTCTGGCCCCCGCGCGTCAGCCGGGCCCAACTGATCGTCGCGGTACTGCTGTTCGTGCTCGGTCTCGGTCTCGCCATCCAGGTCCGGTCCACCAGCGACAACAGCGCGTTGCGCGGCGCCCGCCAGGAGGACCTGGTGCGTATCCTCGACGAACTCGACGACCGCACCCAGCGGCTGGAGGACGAGAAGACACGGTTGGAGAGCCAGCGTTCGGAGCTCGAGTCGAGTTCGGACCAGGCCGAGGAGGCGCGCCGGCAGACGCAGGAGAAGGAAGGCCAGCTCGGCATTCTCGCCGGCACCGTGGCCGCCGAGGGTCCGGGGATCACGCTGACCATCGGCGACGGTTCCGGCGCGGTCGAGTCGGACATGCTGCTCGACGCGATCCAGGAGCTGCGGGCGGCCGGTGCTGAGGCGATCCAGGTCAACGACGTCCGGGTGGTCGCGGACAGTTACTTCTCCGGCGGCGAAGGTGACATACGGATCGATGGAACGAAGGTGACCGCTCCGTACGTCTTCAAGGTCATCGGCAAGCCCGAGGATCTCGAGCCCGCGCTCAACATCCCCGGCGGAGTCGTGCAGACGTTGGAGAAGGAGCAGGCCACGGCCACGGTGGCCCGCTCCGAGAAGATCACCGTGGATGCCTTGCGACCTGCGAAGCGGCCTGACTACGCTCAGTCGTCGTCACAGTGA